GCCGCATTGATGGGCGGTCTCGGCCGGACCATCAACGGCAGCTACGCTGAATACACCCGTGCTCCGGTTTCGAACGTCGCATTGATCGATGTGGATTTGCCCTGGGCCGAGCTCGCAGCATTACCCGAAACTTTCGCGACGGCGTGGACCTGTCTCTTCCGCAACCTCGAGCTCCGGAGGGGTCAGCTTCTCGTCATCCGCGGGGCGACGTCCTCGTTTGGTCAGGCGGCGCTCAAGCTCGCGGTCAATGCGGGCGCGCGGGTCATCGCGACGACGCGCAGCCGGGAGCGTTTCGCCATGCTGGAGAAGCTCGGAGCCGCGCGCTGCGAAATCGAACGGCGCGATCTCTCAAAGCATCTGCCCGAGGCGAAGCAGGTCGACGCGGTTTTGGACCTCGTCGGCAACAGCGTCGTGCTCGACTCCCTTGCCATGCTTCGCCGGGGCGGCCGCTCCTGTCTCGCCGGCTGGCTCGGCGGGCTTGATCCGATTCCGGATTTCAACCCGCTGCTGCAGATGCCGAGCGGCGTCTATCTGACCTTCTTCGGCAGCTTCGTGTTCGGCACGCCCGGGTTTCCGCTCTCCGACGTGCCGCTGCGGGAAATCGCCGCCGACGCCGCGACCGGCCGGCTGGACGTCAAGCCGGCCCAGGTCTTTCGCTTCGACGAGATTCGCGAGGCACATCGCGTCATGGAGGCGAACGGGGCGGTCGGAAAGATGGTTGTTGTCGGCGACTGATGTTTGCAAGCTTGACGTCCGGGAGAGTTCATATGTCGAAATCAGTCGCGATCGTAACGGGAGCGAGCCAGGGAATCGGCCGAGCGACCGCGGTGCGCCTGGCGCGCGATTTCTCGACGCTTGTCCTGGTCGCGCGAAGCCGCGCCAATCTCGAGGACACCGCAAAGGCAGTCAGGGCCGCCGGCGCCGGGGTGCTGGTGATCGATGCCGATCTGGTCGACCCTCGTGCTGCTCAAGCCGTCGTCGACCAGACCTTGGCGGCGTTCGGCCGGATTGATGCCCTGCTCAATATCGCCGGCGCGGTACCTCAGGTCGATCTATTCGAGACGACGGAGGCGCAGTGGGAAGCTGGGCTGGCGTTGAAGCTGCATGGCGCTCGGCGGCTCACGATCGCCGCCTGGCCGTCGCTCATGGCGACGAAAGGAGCCGTGGTGCTGATGTCGGGAAACTCCGCTTCCTTCCCCAAGGCGCCCTATGCCGCGGTCGGCACCATCAACGCCGCCATCGTCGCCTTGGCTAAGGCGTTCTCCGACAAGGGCCTCAGCGATGGCGTCCAGGTCAATAGCGTCCTGCCGGGACCCGTGATGACGGGACGCCGCCGCTCCTACCTTCAGCACTGGGCGCCTCTGCACAACATGACCGTCGAGGAGGCAACGGCAAAGTTTCCCAAGGAGGCCGGCATCGCGCGCTACGGCGAGCCAGAGGAGATTGCCGAGCTGATGGCATTCCTCGTTTCGCCCGGCGCGCGCTGGATGACCGGCTCGGCTTTGCGAATGGATGGCGGCGAGGTCAAATCGATCTGATTGGCGCCGAGCGCAGCGTGGTCGACTCGATCGTCGACGGGTTTCGATTTCGGAGCTGACCTTTCAGACCTGCTTGGTGCCCCCGGGCTGGCCGGCTTCGTCAGTCTTCTTCAGCCTGGATCTGAGCAGCTCTTCGCGACGCCTAATCAGTATTTCAAGCCGCGCGACCTGATCGTCGATTCGCTGGCCGACGAGCTCTTCGTTCATCGCGACAGAACATGAGGCGGCCTGTTCGTTCAATTCGCGAAGGTCTGCTGTTGTGGTGGCAATCTGGCGCTCGATTTCAGTGAGGTGGATATCATCACCGTGCATTGCGGGTCTTTGACTTCGAAGTTTGGCGGATGATCGTGCACTGCATTCAGAAGTACAGGTGTCGGGCACCTTGCATTTCAAGGACGCACCCCTTCTGAGTTCGCCTCGCCCTCATCAGATCGCTTCCGCAATCGGCGCACCTTACGCGCACCTCCAGGGAGCCGCCGTCGACGGCCAGAGAGCCGAGGCCGGACACGGTGTTGCATGCGGCGCACCGGATCTTCGTCAGGGTGATGTCAAAAGAAAAGGCTTGCTGGAGCAGGTGTGTGCCCGGATCACCGCCAAGAATGAGATCGGCGATGTTGTCTGCCATGGCGATCATCCTCCCGATGGTCCGAAACGTTCGGTTTTGATGGTGAATGGATCGAAACCGAGCTTCACGAGCATGCTCGAAATGCTTTCGACAAACCCGGTGGGCCCGCAAACGAAGAACGTGGGATTTTGCGCTGGCGTAAAGCTGTTCTCTACGAGCAGAGTCTCGGTGACGCGCCCCGGATGTCCGTTCCAGTTGCTCGGATGCTCGCGGGTGAGCGCATAGACGAGGCGCAGGTCGCAATCGCCGCGAGCCATCGTATCGAGTTCATCCCGGTATATGACATCGGCAAGGCTGCGTGCCGAATAGATCAATGATGCCGGTATGTGTGCGAGCGACCTCTTGCGGTGTCGCAACATAGCCATCAACGGCGTAATCCCGGTGCCGCCCGCGACAAGGCAAATCGGTCCACCGCGGGTTTGGCTCCAGATGAAATGGCCACCGATGGGGCCGCGAAACTCGAGAGCGTCACCAAGGCGCAATTCGTCGAGTAGATAGGGGGAAACCTCACCGTCCTCGATCCGTTCCACGGTGAGAGTGAGCAGCTTTTCTTCCGGTGGCGACGCGATCGAGTAACTCCGTTCGGCTTGATAGCCGTCATCGGCCGTGAGGCGGATGTCGACATGCTGACCGGGCCAATGCCCGGACCAGCTGGCTGGCTGCAGGATGATGCTCTTCACCCGGCTTGTTTCGGCCACGATGGTCCGCACGCGACCGGTCTGCCACGCGATCCTGGGATGTTGTGGAGGCGTGTCAGTCGCCGTCATAACGTTGCTCCCGCCGGGGATCGCCATAGTTGTGATAACCGCGGGATTCCCAGAACCCCGGCTCGTCCTTGGCCATGAAGCGGAGCCTTCGCAGCCACTTTGCGCTCTTCCAGAAATAAAGATGCGGCACCAGAAGCCGGGCAGGGCCACCATGTGCCGGAGCGAGCGGCAGACCCTCATAGCGGGTCGCGATCATCGCCTTTTCGGCGACCAGGTCGGCCACCGGAAGGTTCGTCGTGTATCCGCCGTCGCAATGCGCCATGATATAGGCGCCCGGCGGCTCGCTCAGCCCGACCCCCTTGAGAAGGTCGTCGAAGCTAACGCCCTGCCAGACCGTGTTGAGCTTGGTCCATTTGGTGACGCAGTGAATGTCGACCGTGATCGTGGTCTGGGGCAGCGCCTCGAACTCGTCCCAGGTCCATGTCCCCAGTAACGAGCCGCCAAGTTGAAGCGCAATCTTCCAGTTGGCGACCCGGATCTCCGGCGTGGGGCCCGCCGACAGCACTGGGAAGTCGGTCGTCAGATACTGACCCGGAGGCAGCCGGGCGGTTTCGGATGCCTGTCGCTTCGATTTGAAGCCACGAGAAACAGGAGGTCGGTCCATGGAAGCGTGCCCTTGTGCGGTGACGCGCAGGTGTCCGGATTGCATCGGCATACCGTGCAGCCGCACAAGCGCAGATGCACCCTGATCGATGCATTGTCGATGGCCGTCGCGATGAATGCATCAAGATTGCGAAAGACGAAGCAATCGCGACTGCGCGGGGATGGACTATCTCAATGTCAAATGCGGCTTCGTCCCGAAGTGGTTCAAAAAGGAGGAGACCATGTCGAGCGTGAGCCGGACCTTGCATTCCGACGAACTCGCTTACCTCACCGCGCACGAGCTAGCAGCTCGCATCCGGCGGCGTGACCTGTCGCCGGTGGAGGTCGTCGACGCTTTCATCCGGCGGATCGAAGCGCGTAACCCGAGCCTGAATGCGCTGGTCTATCTCGATTTCGACGGCGCTCGCATGAGAGCGAAAGAGGCCGATCGCGCATTGGTCGCCGGCGAGCCGTTGGGGCCGCTGCACGGCATTCCGTCGGCGCTCAAGGATCTGTTTGACTTCAAGCCGGGCTGGCCCGCGAGCCTGGGCGGCATCCGTGCGCTTAAGCACCACGTCGTGAACGGCTACTGCGTGTTCTGCGAGCGCATGGAGAAGCGTGGCGGAGCGGTGTTCCTCGGCAAGACCAACAGCCCTGTCATGGGATTCCGAGGCACCTGCGATAATTATCTGTTCGGTCCGACGCGCAATCCCTTCAATCTTGCCAAGAACACCGGCGGGTCATCCGGAGGAAGCGCCGCGGCGGTCGCCGATGGACTGCTGCCCATTGCAGAAGGCACGGACGCCGGAGGTTCGATACGAATTCCCGCCGCCTGGTGTGGGGTCTATGGCTATAAGGCATCATTTGGCCGGGTGCCGTTCCTTGTGCGCCCCAATGCGTTCGGCACGGCAGACTCTCCATTTCTGTTCGAAGGACCCATCACGCGGACGGTCGAAGATGCCGCAATCGCGTTGAACGTACTTGCCGGCTCTGATCCGCGAGATCCCTTCAGCCTGATCGAGCCGCCCGTCGACTTCACCGCGGCGACCCGTCGTTCGATCCGTGGCCTCAAGATTGGCTATAGTCCGAACCTGGACGTCTTTCCGGTCGACGGAAAAGTCGCGGCGACGGTCCGCCGCGCGGTACAGGCGTTCGAGGAAGCCGGTGCTCACGTGGAGGAGGTGAAGCTCGGCATCGCTCGTTCGCAACGGGAGTTGAGCGACGTCTGGTCGCGTCTCTACATGCTTCTGAACCTGCAGGCGATCGAGAACATGAAACGCGACGGCATTGATCTCTTCGGCAAGCATCGCGACGACTTTCCGCCGGAATACATGGATTGGGTCGAGAAGACCAATCGCATGTCGGGCCTCGATTTCTTCCGGGACCAGGCCGTCCGGTCGGAGGTCTACGATGCCTTCCAGAACGTCCTCGGAAGATTTGACCTGCTCGTGACGCCGACTGTCGCGTGCCCGCCGGTCGACAACGCAAGCGACGGCAACACGACTGGCCCGAGGTCGATCAATAGTGTCGACATAGATTCCCTCATCGGGTGGTGTCTGACCTACTTCGTCAACTTTACCGGCCATCCGGCTGCATCGATTCCAGCGGGACTGTCCGACGGCCTTCCGGTCGGGATGCAGATCATTGGTCGGCGAAACGCGGACTTCGATGTGCTGGCCGCGAGCGCAGCCTTCGAGCGGCTTCGTCCCTGGCAGGACAATTACCGCATGTGCCGCGACCGACCCCTGCAGCGTGACGGACGATCTCAGTGAGAAATCGGCTGGCTCAATTCCATGCGTCGTCGCACGGTTTCGCCTTAACGTTAGAGGCACGAACCTCTTTGCGGTCGCATGATCGGCACGGAATGCATCAAGATAGAAAAAGCAAAGGCAATCTCCAGCGCGCAAGATCCTCCGCGACCGGCTATCTCATCTCCCAACAGGTCAATGGTGCCGGCGCCTCGCGCGTTCGGCCGCAGTCGCGGGAGAAAGACAATGCGCGTGAGAGTCCAGGCAGCAGCGACGGTCATCGTAGGCAGTGCGGTCGCAACGATCCTGTTCTTCGGATCGCTCAAGGATGGCAATGCTCAGAGCAATACGCGCTATCTGCCGGAATATACCGCGGATGGGCAGTTGCTCCTGCCGAAGAATTTCCACGAGTGGGTCTATGTCGGCTCGCCGCTGACGCCGAACGCCCTCAACGGCGGGCAGGCGAACTTCCCGGAATTCCACAACGTCTATATCGAGCCGGGCTCGTACGCGATCTACAAGAAGACCGGCGAATTCCCGGAGGGAACGATCCTGTTCAAGGAGCTGCAGCTGACGTTGCCGCAGGAGAATGCCGACGGCTCGCGAACGGAAGCGTCGGGACGTGGCTACTTCCCGGGCAAGTGGAACGGCGCCGACGTGACCGTCAAGGACTCGAAGCGCTTTGCCGACACCAACGGGTGGGGCTATTTCAACTTCAATCACCACGAGCCGAAGGCGTCGATGGCCAGGGTGAAGTCGAAGGACGAGTGCGCCTACTGCCATATCGCCAACGCCAAGAAGGATGAGGTCTGGACCCAGTTCTATCCGCTGCTGGACAACAAGGACGCGCGGTGAGCGCGTAATCGGCGGAAGATCGGCATGAAAATCCTCAAAGTCGCTTTTGTCGCCTTCGTCGTGATCCTTGGGATCGCGTCCGCGGTCAGGCAGTCACAATTGCGGGCGAACGCGGCGAATGGTGTTTCGACCGGTGCGAGTGTCGCCGACCGCGATGGGCATCTGCATGTACCCGATGACTATCGCACGACCTATCAGCTCCTCGGAAGCTGGGCGGTTGCGGCAGAAGACGGGCGTGGGTCAAGGGAGTTTCACGTCGTGTACGCTTCGCCGGGAGTGATCGACGCCTATCGGAGAGGCAGGCGCTTTCCGGATGGAGCGGTGCTGATCAAGGAGGTGTTCAAGGCGTCAACCGCCGAAATGACGACCGGTACCGTCAGCCGCGCCGATGCTTTGAAGGGGTGGTTCGTCATGGTGAAGGACAGCGCGAACAGCCACCCGGAGAGTGCGCTGTGGGGCGACGGCTGGGGATGGTCCTGGTTCGACGCGGGCGATCGCTCGATAACGACGACGACGAATTACAGGGCCCAATGTCTGGCGTGCCACGTGCCCGTGCAGGCGTCCGACTGGGTTTACGTCGATGGATACCCTCCGCTGAAGCAATAGCAATAGCAATAGTGCAGATCCAGGTCACCGAAAGTCATTCGATTTATCAAAGCCAATCATCAAAGGAGCGAGAGATGGCTAAAGAGGCGACGACGAGCGAGATGGGAATGTCGAAAGGGCAGACTGGCCATCTCTATATTCAGACCAATGAGATCGATAACGCTATTATTCACTACACGCGACAGACGGACGGCAAGCTGGTCGAGGTCGCGCGTATCAAGACGGGCGGCGCCGGCTCCGGTGAATTCAAGCCGATCAGCGGCCAGGACAGCGCGCCCAACTCTTACGAGGGTGCGGGAAGCGTCATCATTACATCCGATCGGCGCTTTTTGTTTACAACCAATGGCGGGGACAACTCGGTTTCGAGCTTTCGCCTGGAGAGCGACGGTCGTCTCACGCTGCTCGACGTGAAGTCGACCGGCAACCCGGTCGAGGGCAGGAGCGGCACCGCCAAATCGCTGGCTTTCGCTCCATCGACACGCACCCTCTTCGTGCTGCACGCGTTCGGACCGGATCATCTTCGGCTGATGTCGGTCGATGCCGAAGGCATGCTCAAGACGCGGCCCGAGCGATACACGGTGAACACGTACAGCAAGCGGAACCGCGTCTCCACCATGGTCGTGGTCTCGCCCAACGAGGAGCTGGTGCTCGTTGGCACCACTTTCGATGAGCCGATCGCGCTCACCGGCTTGTATCCCGACGGCTCGCCGATTCTCTGGGTCCAGCGCGCTGGCGGCGCGTTGCACTCGATCGCGTCGAATGCACCGGATCCGGACGGCCTCGCCGTGTTCGCCCTGCAAAAGGACGGCTCGCTCGGCACGGCCAGGTTCTACGATGCGAAGGCCGGCTCTCCGTTCTACATCGCGTTCCTGCATCAGCGTCCGAATACGTTCGTGATCGGCTATGCCGTCGGCGATGGATGCTCGATCTGCACCATCGAGAAGAACGGCTCGATCAAGATCGGCCCGCTCGTCAAGATCGACACCAGCGCGGGCGTTCCGTCCGAGCTGTGCTGGCTGGCCGTCGCTCCCGATGATCGCACGATCTACGCGACGAATTTCGGCTACAGCAACATCAGCAGCTACCGCATCAATGGCTGCGGCCTGGAGATTGCGTGCGATCCGGCGTGTCCGAAGGTCCCTGGCGACGGCACCGCGAGGGGATTGAACGGAACCGTGACGAGCGGTCCCAGCGATAGCTGGATCTCGCCGGACGGCGCCTATCTCTATCAGATCTACGGCAACGCCTCGAAGCTGGTCAGCTACAGCACTCAGCCGGACGGGTCGCTGAAGGAGATCGGCAGCGTCAAGATCCCGTACAACGGCTCCCAGGGTCTTGCGGGTTTCTGATCCCGGTTTCGCGACACGAGGTCCGGGCGTGGTCGGCATTGCCGTTCCGCGCCCGGCCTCTCCCTCGCCGACATGCGAGACATATACGGTCAATCATGAGCCCCGAGACGGATGTTTGAAGCAATTCACGAGCGCTCTCGCGGTACATCCGCAGCTCATCCCGGCCATCCGGGAGATGGGCAGGGCGCCACGGAAAAATTCGATCTGCAGCGCGCCATCGGGGAAGCTCGCGTGGTGTTCTCCGGCGCCACAAACGGTACGGAGACCATCGACGTCTATCAGAAATTTCCGATGGCCATTGCCTTCCCGAATGTCGATGATCGTCGGCGCAAGGAGGCGGTCCTCATCAATACCTCGGGCGGTGTCACGGGCGGCGACGAGATCAGGATCGAGGTGGTCGCCCAAGGCAACGCGTCGGTCGCGGTGACCACGCAGGCCGCGGAGAAGGTCTATCGCGCGCTGGATCGGCCTGCCCGAATCCGGACGCGGTTGAGGGCTGAGGGAAGTGCCCGGCTTGCGTGGCTTCCGCAAGAGACAATCGTCTTCAACCAGGCGCGCATCGCGCGACAGACCGAGATCGATGTGAGTTTCGGTACCGAATTGATTGCCCTCGAGTGGCTGGTTCTCGGTCGCATCGAGAGCGGCGAGGAGGTTCTTGCCGGACATATCCTGGACAGTTGGCGCGTCAGGGTCGACGGCCGTCTGGTATGGGTCGATGGCTTCCTCGCGTCAGACCAGGCGCTCCTGCAGCTTCGGAAGACGGCTCTGCTCTCGAACTGGAAGGCGATCGCGACGATGATCTATTTCGGTCCGCGTCTCGAGGCCCGGCTCGAGAGACTGCGCGAGATCGGTGCTTCGCTGGAATGCGCGTGCGGCGTCACGATCGTGGGCGCGATCATCGTGATCCGGGTGGCCGCGATTGCAAGCGTGGATCTCAGGCGAGGTCTGCGCCGCTTCCTCGATCAACTCGACGATGAACTCGGATCCGGTCCCTTCGGGGTGCCGAAGATGTGGTCCTGTTAGCAGCGCGGCCAAGTGGGAGAAGCACCTTGAACCTGACGCCACGGGAACGAGACAAGCTGATGATCGCCCTCGCTGCGATCGTTGCGCGTGGCCGGCTCGCGCGGGGCGTCAAGCTGAATTATCCCGAAAGCATCGCATTGATCTCGGATGCCATCATGGAAGGCGCGCGCGACGGACGGTCGGTCGCGGACCTGATGTCCGAAGGCGGCCGGCTTCTTCGCCGCGACCAGGTTATGGAGGGTATCCCGGAAATGATTCGCGAGATCCAGGTGGAGGCGACGTTTCCGGACGGGACCAAGCTTGTCCCGGTGCACAACCCGATCCGATAGGAGCCGATGATGCGTACCATCCCGATTTGCGTGGCCGCGTTGAGCCTGCTTGCATCGCCGGCCTTCGCTCACCCCATTCCGGGCGCGGGCAGCTCTTTCGACGCCGGTCTCGTCCATCCGTTCAGCGGCGCGGATCATCTGATTGCGATCACGTTGGTGGGAATGTGGAGCGCGCTCGTGGGCGGATCGGCGAGAGCGGTGTGGCCGCTGACCTTTCTGATCGCGATGCTGGGCGGCTTCACCGCGGCAAGTGCAGGACTTCAGATGGGCTTTGTGGAAGCGGCGATCAGCCTCTCGGTGGTCGCGCTGGGAGCGTTCGTTGCGTTCGAATTCAGGATGCCTGTCATGCTGGGCGCGGCGGCCGTCGGCCTGTTCGCGTTCTTCCATGGTCACGCCCACGGAGCTGCAGCCGCCTCGATGCTTGTCCCCTACGTGATCGGCTTCACAACGGCGACCGCTGCTCTTCTCCTGACCGGCATGGTCATCGGGTTCTGGGGAGGAAAGGCGGCGAGAAGAAGTTTGCTTCGCGCCGCGGGCGTCTGCGCCGGGCTTGTCGGGCTGCTGCTCGGAGGCGTGGCGTGATCCCCGGGGAAGTCATCTCGAATGACGGCGACATCGTCCTGAACGGCGACAGGACGGGACTATCAATTGCCGTGGCCAACACCGGCGACCGGCCGGTTCAGGTGGGCAGCCATTATCACTTCGCCGAGGTGAACACCGCACTCGTGTTCGATCGATCCGCTGCCCGTGGGTGCCGCCTCGATATTCCAGCGGGGACGGCCGTGCGGTTCGAGCCGGGGCAGTCGCGCGAGGTCTCGTTGATTCCGTTTGCCGGAGCGCGGCGCATCTACGGATTCAGCGGCGGCGTGATGGGGCCTCTAGAGTCAGGAACCGATGCGTCCGGCTCCAACGAATAAGGTGAGGAAGACATGTCCCACACGATGAGCCGCAGAGCCTATGCGCAGATGTTCGGCCCTACGGTCGGCGACAGGGTACGCCTGGCGGACACCGATCTGTTCATTGAGCCCGAGAGGGACTTCACGATCTATGGCGAAGAGGTCAAGTTCGGCGGCGGCAAGGTCATTCGCGACGGTATGGGGCAATCGCAGCTCACGCGCGCGCAGGGCGCGGTCGATACGGTCATTACCAACGCGCTGATCCTCGATCACTGGGGGATCGTCAAGGCCGACATCGCGATCAGGGACGGGCTCATTGCCGCCATCGGCAAGGCGGGCAACCCCGACATTCAGCCGGGTATCTCGATCATCATTGGGCCGGGGACGGAAATCATCGCGGGCGAGGGCAAGATCGTGACCGCCGGCGGAATGGATACGCACATTCATTTCATCTGCCCCCAGCAGATCGACGAGGCGCTTTTCTCGGGCGTCACGACCATGATGGGCGGCGGCACCGGACCGGCCGCAGGGACGACGGCGACGACCTCTACGCCGGGGCCATGGCACATCCATCGGATGCTCGAGGCGCTGGATTGGTTTCCGATGAACTTCGGCATCTTCGGCAAGGGCAATGCGAGCGTACCCGCGGGCCTGGTCGAGCAGATCGAAGCCGGCGCGTGTGGCCTGAAGCTGCACGAAGACTGGGGCGCAACGCCTGCATCGATCGACTGCTGTCTCTCTGTCGCCGACGACATGGACGTGCAGGTCATGATCCACACCGATTCCCTGAACGAAGGCGGGTTCGTCGAGAGCACGATAGCCGCGTTCAAGGGCAGGACGATCCACGCGGCCCATACGGAAGGGGCCGGCGGCGGGCATGCGCCTGATATCATCAAGGTCTGCGGCGAGAGGAACGTCATTCCAGCCTCGACAAATCCCACGCGCCCCTACACCGCGAACACGCTCGACGAAGCACTCGACATGCTGATGGTGACCCACCATCTGGACCGTCGCATCCCGGAGGATGTCGCCTTCGCGGAGAGCCGCATACGAAAGGAGACGATCGCCGCAGAGGACATCCTGCACGATCTCGGCGCGTTCTCGATCGTGTCGTCGGATAGCCAGGCGATGGGGCGCGTCGGCGAGGTGATCACCCGGACGTGGCAGACCGCCGACAAGATGAAGAAGCAATTCGGGCGGTCGCCGGAGGAGACCGGGCAGAACGACAATTTCAGGGCCCGGCGCTACGTCGCGAAATATACCATCAATCCGGCCATCGTGCAGGGAATGTCACGCCATGTCGGTTCGGTCGAGGTCGGAAAGCTCGCGGACATCGTCGTCTGGGATCCGGCGTTCTTCGGGATCAAGCCCGACATGGTCCTGAAATCCGGCATGATCGTCGCCGCGATCATGGGCGACCCAAATGCATCGATACCGACGCCTCAGCCGGAATATTACCGGCCGATGTTCGGTGCCTTCGGCCGTTCTCCCGGCAGAAATTCCGTGACCTTCGTCAGTCAGGCCTCGCTCGAATCGACGAGACAGCTGGGCCTGGCCAAGCAACTCCTGCCGGTATCGAACACGCGATCGATCGGCAAGCATTCCATGATCCTCAACGACACGCTGCCTCTCATGGAGGTCGATCCCGAAACCTATGAGGTGCGGGCCGACGGACGGCTTCTCACTTGCCCGCCGGTGAATGTGGTCCCGATGGCGCAGCGCTATTTCATGTACTGACGCGTTGCCGGCATGGTTGTGCGATGACAGACCAGGGTTATGGACAGAAGGCGCTAGCGTTCCTCAGGCTGCAGAGCTGGCTTTCGCCGTCGTTCCCGAATGGGGCCTATAGCTACTCGCACGGGCTGGAATGGGCTGTGGAAGCCGGCTATGTCTCCGATCGGCGCAGCCTGATTGATTGGCTCAAGGCCGACCTTTGCTATGGCTCCGGCCGAAATGAGGCGATTTTTTTCAGCGAAGCCTATCGATGCGTCGCCGAGGATGCCGAAGACCAGATTCCGCAGCTGGCTGAACTCGCAGCCGCGTCCCGCGGCACGTCCGAATTCGTGCTCGAATCCGCACAACAATCGTCAGCGTGCCTTACGACCCTTCGCAACGTGTGGCCGGATCGAATTCTGGACATTTTCTCCGACCCGAAATGCCCGCCGGTGCTGGCCGTCCTGCTCGGAGCGAGAGCGGCGCGCGAGCGGATTGGCGTCGAAATCGCACTGCCGGCATTCCTGCACAGCTACGTCGCCAATCTGGTGAGCGCGGGCGTGCGATTGGTGCCTCTCGGTCAGACCGATGGTCAGCTCGCCATCGCGGCGCTCGAGCAGGCGATCCTGTCGCGCAGTGAAATCGCAAGCCGTGAGACGGTCGACGATCTCGGTTCGGCGGGCCTGATGGTCGAGCTCGCGTCCATCGCGCACGAGCTCCAGTATACGAGGTTGTTTCGGTCATGAAAACGATTGAACGCGAGAGCAGGTCTTTCCGCGCACCCCGCATTCCGGCAACCAACGGGCCGTTACGCGTCGGAATCGGCGGTCCGGTCGGTTCCGGAAAAACGGCGCTGGTCGAGGCGCTCTGCAAGCACCTGCGCGATTTCTACGAGATCTACGTCATCACCAACGACATCTACACCAAGGAGGATCAGCTCATTCTGACTCGCGCGCAAGCGCTGGCGGCAGAGCGCATCATGGGGGTGGAAACGGGGGGCTGTCCGCATACGGCCATACGGGAGGACGCCTCGATGAACCTGGCGGCGATCCACGACATGAACCTGAAGTTTCCGCACGCCGAGCTTTGCTTCGTGGAGTCGGGCGGCGACAATCTCGCTGCCACCTTCAGTCCGGAGCTTGCGGATCTGACCGTCTACGTGATCGACGTTGCCGCTGGAGAGAAGATCCCGCGCAAAGGAGGGCCGGGGATCATGCGATCCGACCTGCTGGTGATCAACAAGATCGATCTCGCTCCCCTGGTGGGCGCAAATCTGGAGATCATGGAAGCGGATGC
This genomic stretch from Bradyrhizobium sp. CCGB12 harbors:
- a CDS encoding beta-propeller fold lactonase family protein, translating into MAKEATTSEMGMSKGQTGHLYIQTNEIDNAIIHYTRQTDGKLVEVARIKTGGAGSGEFKPISGQDSAPNSYEGAGSVIITSDRRFLFTTNGGDNSVSSFRLESDGRLTLLDVKSTGNPVEGRSGTAKSLAFAPSTRTLFVLHAFGPDHLRLMSVDAEGMLKTRPERYTVNTYSKRNRVSTMVVVSPNEELVLVGTTFDEPIALTGLYPDGSPILWVQRAGGALHSIASNAPDPDGLAVFALQKDGSLGTARFYDAKAGSPFYIAFLHQRPNTFVIGYAVGDGCSICTIEKNGSIKIGPLVKIDTSAGVPSELCWLAVAPDDRTIYATNFGYSNISSYRINGCGLEIACDPACPKVPGDGTARGLNGTVTSGPSDSWISPDGAYLYQIYGNASKLVSYSTQPDGSLKEIGSVKIPYNGSQGLAGF
- a CDS encoding urease accessory protein UreD yields the protein MFEAIHERSRGTSAAHPGHPGDGQGATEKFDLQRAIGEARVVFSGATNGTETIDVYQKFPMAIAFPNVDDRRRKEAVLINTSGGVTGGDEIRIEVVAQGNASVAVTTQAAEKVYRALDRPARIRTRLRAEGSARLAWLPQETIVFNQARIARQTEIDVSFGTELIALEWLVLGRIESGEEVLAGHILDSWRVRVDGRLVWVDGFLASDQALLQLRKTALLSNWKAIATMIYFGPRLEARLERLREIGASLECACGVTIVGAIIVIRVAAIASVDLRRGLRRFLDQLDDELGSGPFGVPKMWSC
- a CDS encoding urease subunit gamma produces the protein MNLTPRERDKLMIALAAIVARGRLARGVKLNYPESIALISDAIMEGARDGRSVADLMSEGGRLLRRDQVMEGIPEMIREIQVEATFPDGTKLVPVHNPIR
- a CDS encoding HupE/UreJ family protein; the protein is MRTIPICVAALSLLASPAFAHPIPGAGSSFDAGLVHPFSGADHLIAITLVGMWSALVGGSARAVWPLTFLIAMLGGFTAASAGLQMGFVEAAISLSVVALGAFVAFEFRMPVMLGAAAVGLFAFFHGHAHGAAAASMLVPYVIGFTTATAALLLTGMVIGFWGGKAARRSLLRAAGVCAGLVGLLLGGVA
- a CDS encoding urease subunit beta, which codes for MIPGEVISNDGDIVLNGDRTGLSIAVANTGDRPVQVGSHYHFAEVNTALVFDRSAARGCRLDIPAGTAVRFEPGQSREVSLIPFAGARRIYGFSGGVMGPLESGTDASGSNE
- the ureC gene encoding urease subunit alpha, whose product is MSHTMSRRAYAQMFGPTVGDRVRLADTDLFIEPERDFTIYGEEVKFGGGKVIRDGMGQSQLTRAQGAVDTVITNALILDHWGIVKADIAIRDGLIAAIGKAGNPDIQPGISIIIGPGTEIIAGEGKIVTAGGMDTHIHFICPQQIDEALFSGVTTMMGGGTGPAAGTTATTSTPGPWHIHRMLEALDWFPMNFGIFGKGNASVPAGLVEQIEAGACGLKLHEDWGATPASIDCCLSVADDMDVQVMIHTDSLNEGGFVESTIAAFKGRTIHAAHTEGAGGGHAPDIIKVCGERNVIPASTNPTRPYTANTLDEALDMLMVTHHLDRRIPEDVAFAESRIRKETIAAEDILHDLGAFSIVSSDSQAMGRVGEVITRTWQTADKMKKQFGRSPEETGQNDNFRARRYVAKYTINPAIVQGMSRHVGSVEVGKLADIVVWDPAFFGIKPDMVLKSGMIVAAIMGDPNASIPTPQPEYYRPMFGAFGRSPGRNSVTFVSQASLESTRQLGLAKQLLPVSNTRSIGKHSMILNDTLPLMEVDPETYEVRADGRLLTCPPVNVVPMAQRYFMY
- a CDS encoding urease accessory protein UreF, which translates into the protein MPAGECGPDGAALFHVLTRCRHGCAMTDQGYGQKALAFLRLQSWLSPSFPNGAYSYSHGLEWAVEAGYVSDRRSLIDWLKADLCYGSGRNEAIFFSEAYRCVAEDAEDQIPQLAELAAASRGTSEFVLESAQQSSACLTTLRNVWPDRILDIFSDPKCPPVLAVLLGARAARERIGVEIALPAFLHSYVANLVSAGVRLVPLGQTDGQLAIAALEQAILSRSEIASRETVDDLGSAGLMVELASIAHELQYTRLFRS
- the ureG gene encoding urease accessory protein UreG; the protein is MKTIERESRSFRAPRIPATNGPLRVGIGGPVGSGKTALVEALCKHLRDFYEIYVITNDIYTKEDQLILTRAQALAAERIMGVETGGCPHTAIREDASMNLAAIHDMNLKFPHAELCFVESGGDNLAATFSPELADLTVYVIDVAAGEKIPRKGGPGIMRSDLLVINKIDLAPLVGANLEIMEADARRMRGTRPFIFSNLKSGQGVDEIAGSILQKGGLSAATLSGGTHR